Proteins encoded together in one Micromonospora auratinigra window:
- a CDS encoding FtsX-like permease family protein, with protein MSVFGAVRRVRAYGGHFLLLAVLTLVTALLITAVPRVADRLTGQGLREYVAAQPVARRDLTYATQPEVVPPLAQRLAATRALELATLERRMPTAVQQVIGERWYAAQTYPARLTGPRLAADKGLIDLGLRSMTGMPEAATLVAGRWPEQGVTEQGAIEVALADSVAGPLGVTAGDRFRLAILDQNKKPITVREMELVGVFTPRDRRAGIWDSLPGMLGLTPPEGDGDPFVAVGYTAEDGFDAAATAGFPVSFSWRYRIAPAEIAAGQLSDLIGGLAALDRARPAGLTLTQGVDIPLRRFAESLAAARTLLAVIAAGLLATLAGLTLLAARLAARRRATEYALIRARGGSTVTVLRRGLTESVLVLPLAAGAGWLLGGRLPGAGTGLRWVLLAGLLATLVPPLAALTAGRGTGGRTDLVGARATALRRTVEVTVLVIAALGAFLLRRRGLTLDGTVDPLLVSVPVLLAVAAALLALRAYPWPLRLLSRAAARARGSVAFLGTARAGRAATTGPLVVVVLAIATAAFCGVVAAGIETGRDRAAARAVPGDVLVVGERFAPDTTEGLAGLPGVRAVTPLLTVPGERPYADRAGRFGGVGETRVLLVDGARFADVARRAGVAVPVPDLLRTPGDGTGGTPLPALVSPALAAEFTAAGLADRDGRRPAWLDVQGNRLPVRTAAVVAGFPLVDQGVDRFLVLPWPALPADAPNPLAPTGFVLAGDRVDPAAVARVVEEGQRRYQRAGTVNGGDRPRQPTVLTRSAVRAELGGSGVNGLLVFGFTIGAVGGGLLGLLALAFAVLAGARARGQVLSRLRTMGLSRGQWRGLLLVELTPLVLVSVLTGAVVGALLPVLLTPVLGLPAFTGGVAVPVRFEPGLVAGVLGLALLALGFAVAVEALNNRRLRLGEVLRLGEES; from the coding sequence ATGAGCGTGTTCGGGGCGGTCCGGCGGGTCCGGGCGTACGGGGGGCACTTCCTGCTGCTCGCCGTCCTGACGCTGGTCACCGCGCTGCTGATCACCGCGGTGCCCCGGGTCGCCGACCGGCTCACCGGGCAGGGACTGCGCGAGTACGTCGCCGCGCAGCCGGTGGCCCGGCGCGACCTGACGTACGCCACCCAGCCGGAGGTCGTGCCGCCGCTGGCCCAGCGGCTCGCCGCCACCCGGGCCCTGGAACTGGCCACCCTCGAACGGCGCATGCCGACCGCCGTCCAGCAGGTGATCGGGGAGCGCTGGTACGCCGCGCAGACCTATCCCGCCCGGCTCACCGGGCCGCGGCTCGCCGCCGACAAGGGACTGATCGACCTCGGCCTGCGCAGCATGACCGGGATGCCCGAGGCGGCCACCCTCGTCGCCGGACGCTGGCCGGAACAGGGGGTGACCGAGCAGGGCGCGATCGAGGTGGCGCTGGCCGACAGCGTCGCCGGCCCGCTCGGGGTGACCGCCGGGGACCGGTTCCGGCTCGCCATCCTGGACCAGAACAAGAAGCCGATCACCGTACGGGAGATGGAGCTGGTCGGGGTGTTCACGCCCCGGGACCGGCGGGCCGGGATCTGGGACAGCCTCCCGGGCATGCTGGGGCTCACCCCGCCGGAGGGCGACGGGGACCCGTTCGTGGCCGTCGGCTACACCGCCGAGGACGGCTTCGACGCCGCCGCCACCGCCGGCTTCCCGGTCTCGTTCAGCTGGCGCTACCGGATCGCCCCGGCGGAGATCGCCGCCGGTCAGCTCTCCGACCTGATCGGCGGGCTCGCCGCGCTGGACCGGGCCCGCCCGGCCGGACTGACCCTCACCCAGGGCGTCGACATCCCGCTGCGCCGCTTCGCCGAGTCCCTGGCCGCCGCCCGTACGCTGCTGGCGGTCATCGCCGCCGGGCTGCTCGCCACGCTGGCCGGCCTGACCCTGCTCGCCGCCCGGCTGGCCGCCCGCCGCCGGGCCACCGAGTACGCGCTGATCCGCGCCCGGGGCGGCTCCACCGTGACCGTGCTGCGCCGGGGGCTCACCGAATCGGTCCTGGTGCTGCCGCTCGCGGCCGGCGCCGGCTGGCTGCTCGGCGGGCGGCTGCCGGGGGCCGGCACCGGACTGCGCTGGGTGCTGCTCGCCGGGCTGCTGGCCACCCTGGTGCCGCCGCTCGCCGCGCTCACCGCCGGCCGGGGCACCGGCGGCCGGACCGATCTGGTCGGCGCGCGGGCCACCGCGCTGCGGCGCACCGTCGAGGTGACCGTGCTGGTGATCGCCGCGCTCGGGGCGTTCCTGCTGCGGCGGCGGGGGCTCACCCTCGACGGGACGGTCGATCCGCTGCTGGTCTCGGTGCCCGTCCTGCTGGCGGTGGCGGCGGCGCTGCTCGCGCTGCGCGCCTACCCGTGGCCGCTGCGCCTGCTCAGCCGGGCGGCCGCCCGGGCCCGGGGCAGCGTCGCGTTCCTCGGCACCGCCCGGGCCGGCCGGGCCGCCACCACCGGCCCGCTGGTCGTGGTGGTGCTGGCGATCGCCACCGCCGCGTTCTGCGGGGTGGTCGCGGCCGGCATCGAGACCGGTCGGGACCGCGCCGCCGCCCGGGCGGTGCCCGGTGACGTCCTGGTGGTGGGGGAGCGGTTCGCGCCGGACACCACCGAGGGGCTGGCGGGGCTGCCCGGGGTGCGGGCGGTCACCCCGCTGCTGACCGTCCCCGGCGAGCGCCCGTACGCCGACCGGGCCGGCCGCTTCGGCGGCGTCGGGGAGACCCGGGTGCTGCTGGTCGACGGGGCCCGCTTCGCCGACGTGGCCCGCCGCGCCGGGGTCGCCGTGCCGGTCCCGGACCTGCTGCGCACCCCCGGCGACGGCACCGGCGGCACGCCGCTGCCGGCGCTGGTCTCCCCGGCGCTCGCCGCCGAGTTCACCGCCGCCGGGCTGGCCGACCGGGACGGCCGCCGCCCGGCCTGGCTGGACGTGCAGGGCAACCGGCTGCCGGTCCGCACCGCCGCCGTGGTGGCCGGATTCCCCCTGGTCGACCAGGGCGTGGACCGGTTCCTGGTGCTGCCCTGGCCGGCGCTGCCGGCGGACGCCCCGAACCCGCTCGCCCCGACCGGGTTCGTGCTGGCCGGCGACCGGGTCGACCCGGCGGCGGTGGCCCGGGTGGTCGAGGAGGGACAGCGGCGCTACCAACGTGCCGGCACGGTGAACGGCGGGGACCGGCCCCGGCAGCCGACGGTGCTCACCCGGTCGGCGGTCCGCGCCGAGCTGGGCGGCAGCGGGGTCAACGGTTTGCTGGTCTTCGGCTTCACCATCGGTGCGGTCGGCGGCGGCCTGCTCGGGCTGCTGGCCCTGGCGTTCGCGGTCCTCGCCGGGGCGCGTGCCCGGGGGCAGGTGCTGTCCCGGCTGCGCACCATGGGCCTGTCCCGCGGGCAGTGGCGGGGGCTGCTGCTGGTCGAGCTGACCCCGCTGGTGCTGGTCTCGGTGCTGACCGGCGCGGTGGTCGGGGCGCTGTTGCCGGTGCTGCTCACCCCGGTGCTCGGCCTGCCCGCGTTCACCGGCGGGGTGGCGGTGCCGGTGCGTTTCGAACCCGGCCTGGTGGCCGGGGTGCTGGGCCTGGCCCTGCTGGCCCTCGGCTTCGCGGTCGCCGTGGAGGCCCTGAACAACCGCCGGCTGCGCCTCGGCGAGGTGCTCCGGCTCGGAGAGGAGAGCTGA
- a CDS encoding ABC transporter ATP-binding protein, whose protein sequence is MTATASGHPASAVPDLAVLQQRAAQRAAERAGGRDRLRGHIVCDGLVRIFKTEGVEVFALQGLDLVIDRGELVAIVGASGSGKSTLLNILSGLDTPTAGTARVAEYDLLALSSRRRLAYRRQVVGFVWQQTGRNLLPYLSAAENVELPMKLAGGRSARARRERARELLDMVGVGYCADRRPGQLSGGEQQRCAVAVAVANDPEVLFADEPTGELDEATGAEVFAALRTINAELGVTIVVVTHDHAVADQVRRTVAIRDGRTASEVRRTARLAADGSTELVAEEYAVLDRTGRMQLPVSFVDALSLRDRVRLDLEPDHVQVRPGDRAHAEESDA, encoded by the coding sequence ATGACAGCGACCGCTTCCGGCCATCCGGCCTCGGCCGTGCCGGATCTGGCCGTCCTCCAGCAGCGGGCCGCGCAGCGCGCGGCCGAGCGGGCGGGTGGCCGCGACCGGCTCCGCGGGCACATCGTCTGCGACGGTCTGGTGCGCATCTTCAAGACCGAGGGGGTGGAGGTGTTCGCGCTCCAGGGCCTCGACCTGGTCATCGACCGGGGTGAGCTGGTGGCCATCGTGGGCGCCTCCGGGTCCGGCAAGTCGACCCTGCTCAACATCCTCTCGGGGCTGGACACCCCCACCGCCGGCACCGCCCGGGTCGCCGAGTACGACCTGCTCGCCCTGTCGAGCCGGCGTCGGCTCGCGTACCGCCGGCAGGTGGTCGGCTTCGTCTGGCAGCAGACCGGCCGGAACCTGCTGCCGTACCTGAGCGCGGCGGAGAACGTGGAGCTGCCGATGAAGCTGGCCGGCGGGCGGTCCGCGCGGGCGCGCCGGGAGCGGGCCCGCGAGCTGCTCGACATGGTCGGCGTCGGTTACTGCGCGGACCGCCGGCCCGGCCAGCTCAGCGGCGGTGAGCAGCAGCGCTGCGCGGTCGCCGTGGCGGTGGCCAACGACCCCGAGGTGCTCTTCGCCGACGAGCCGACCGGTGAGCTGGACGAGGCGACCGGCGCGGAGGTCTTCGCCGCGCTGCGCACCATCAACGCCGAGCTGGGCGTCACCATCGTGGTGGTCACCCACGACCACGCCGTCGCCGACCAGGTCCGCCGGACCGTCGCGATCCGCGACGGCCGGACCGCCTCCGAGGTACGCCGGACCGCGCGGCTCGCCGCCGACGGCAGCACCGAGCTGGTGGCCGAGGAGTACGCGGTGCTGGACCGGACCGGCCGGATGCAGCTCCCGGTGTCCTTCGTGGACGCCCTGTCCCTGCGCGACCGGGTCCGGCTCGACCTGGAACCCGACCACGTCCAGGTGCGGCCCGGCGACCGGGCGCACGCCGAGGAGAGTGACGCATGA
- a CDS encoding ABC transporter ATP-binding protein, with translation MSEQPTAAPVREATTDEVVRVEEVSRTFGRGEHAVHAVREVSFSAGRGELVAVRGRSGAGKTTLLNLVGGLDRPDHGRIRVAGHDVTAAGERELLALRRGTVGFIFQTFGLVPILSAAENVGVPLRLAKVPAAEREQRVAVLLELVGLGGHALQRPYELSGGQQQRVAVARALANEPDLLIADEPTGQLDSETGRSIMDLLRAVVHAKGMTALVATHDPALIELADRTLTLRDGRLTDD, from the coding sequence ATGAGCGAGCAGCCGACCGCCGCGCCCGTCCGGGAGGCCACCACCGACGAGGTGGTCCGGGTCGAGGAGGTCAGCCGTACCTTCGGCCGGGGCGAGCACGCGGTGCACGCCGTCCGGGAGGTCTCCTTCTCCGCCGGGCGGGGCGAGCTGGTCGCGGTCCGGGGTCGCTCCGGCGCGGGCAAGACCACGCTGCTCAACCTCGTCGGCGGGCTGGACCGGCCGGACCACGGGCGGATCCGGGTGGCCGGGCACGACGTGACCGCCGCCGGTGAGCGGGAGCTGCTGGCGTTGCGGCGCGGCACGGTCGGCTTCATCTTCCAGACCTTCGGCCTGGTGCCGATCCTGTCGGCGGCGGAGAACGTCGGGGTGCCGCTGCGGCTGGCCAAGGTGCCGGCGGCAGAGCGGGAGCAGCGGGTCGCCGTGCTGCTGGAGCTGGTCGGGCTGGGCGGGCACGCGTTGCAGCGCCCGTACGAGCTCTCCGGCGGGCAGCAGCAGCGGGTGGCGGTCGCCCGGGCGTTGGCCAACGAGCCGGACCTGCTCATCGCCGACGAGCCGACCGGCCAGCTCGACTCGGAGACCGGCCGGTCCATCATGGACCTGCTCCGGGCGGTGGTGCACGCCAAGGGCATGACCGCCCTGGTCGCCACCCACGACCCGGCACTGATCGAGCTGGCCGATCGTACCCTCACCCTGCGCGACGGCCGGCTGACCGACGACTGA